In the Nitrospirota bacterium genome, CGCGTGACGCGATCGATCCGAGCGTACCCGAAGTGCCGCCTTTCGATCTGGACGTGGTCATCACCACCAAGAGCAAGTTTCAGCCGGACGTCTTGTTTTCGCACAAGGTCCATACGTTGTGGCTCTCGTGCGACAATTGCCATGAGAAGATTTTCAAGAAGAAAGCGGGAGGAAATCCGGAAATGCACATGACCAAGATCGCGGCGGGCCAGTATTGCGGCCGCTGCCACGACCGCGTGGCTTTCCCATTGACGGACTGCCTGCGGTGCCACGTTCTTGCGAAAGACCGGCCGAAATGACGCGCGCTCGGAGCATCCTTGCGGCTCTCGTCATGGGCGTCGGCATCGGGTTGTGGCCGTTCGCTTCGTCCCAAGGCCAGCAAGAGCGGGTGTTCGACGTCGTGATTGCGAAGGACAGTTACGCGTTCGATCCGCCTCGCATTGCGATCGAGGTCGGCGACACCGTGCGCTGGCTCAATGAGGACACCCGCCGGCACCTGACCTCGAGCATCCCAGGTTACGGGCCCGACGAGAACCTCGAGATCTTTTGCGAAGACCTTCATGCCGGAAAGACCTGCGCTCACACCTTCACGAAACCGGGTCGGTATCCATACTTTTGTTTCGTGCACAACCGGATGCAAGGCGAGGTCGTGGTCGTTGATCGATAGAAGTCCCGAGGCCGGAGGCGCGGGCGCGTTTCCCGTCGTCATTGCGCTCGGTCTGGCGGTGCTGGTCGGAGGATGCCGCAGCGCACCCCAGTCAGGCAAGACACCGCTCGAGATTGCGCTGGAGGCGGTAACCGCTCCGGCGGAAGGGGAGACCCCGGTTCTCCCGCCGGGAGTGGTGTTGCCCGGCGAAGCGACAGAAGGCTCGTCGCCCGAGGCGCTCGGCGTACCGTCCCAGGACCCGGCGGAAGCCGCGGCAGGGCTGACCGAGGAACTCCACCCGCTGGCGTTCGCCTTCCTCCCTCAGACCGACCAGGGATACGTGGATTGGGTGGCCGCGGTGGATTTCGGCGTCATCCGACCGCTGGACTCACTCGACGCCAAGGCCAAGGTGCTCGAGCCCATGGACTTCAACGTGATCTTCCCGGTCAAGGGGGACCTTCCCGACGTGGTCTACCCGCACTACGGGCACACCCTATGGCTCGATTGTAAGAACTGTCACCCGAATATCTTCGTGATGCGCGCGGGCGCCAACCGCGTCACCATGGAAGGGATCGCCAAGGGAGAGTTCTGCGGGCGCTGCCACGGCAAGGTGGCGTTCTCGCTGGCGGACTGCAATCGCTGCCATTCCCGCCCCAAACCAGGTAAGCCGTACATTATCCCGCGCGCCAGCGGGTAGGCCCGCCCTGAGCAAACCCAGCATGGCGTGGATTGTCAGGTCGGTGCCGGTGCTCGTCGGGGCGCTGGCGGTTCTGCTGTACGCCGAAAGCCTTCAAAGCCCGTTTCAGTACGACGATTGGTTCACCGCTGTTGCCTCGAGTCCGGATCAGCTTCCGGCCGGTCGGGCCCTGCCCAGCGATCCGGAACGATTTCGCCCCGTGACCACGGCTTCGCGGGCCGTGGACCACGCGTGGGAACTGGTGTGGCCGGACGCGGTGCGGCGGTTCCCAGCCCTGGGGTTTCATCTCACCAGCATCCTCCTCCACGGCGCCGCGTCGGTGTTGGTGTGGTGGGTGGTGCGTTTGTGGTGGAGCGATCCGCTCGTGGCTGCGGTTGCGGCCGCGCTGTTTGCCGTGCATCCGTTCAACGCGGAAGCCGCCAACTATATCAGCGCCCGATCATCGGTGCTCGCGGCCTGTGCCGAGTTGCTCGCCCTCGGGGCCTACACGCTCTGGCGGACGGGGCGCGGCCGTGGGTGGTGGGTTGCGGCGTTCGCCGGCTCCGCAGCGGCGTTGGGAGCCAAGGAGTCCGCCATCACGTTGCCGGCCTTGTTGTGGCTGGCCGAGGCCGCGGTGATTGCGCCCACCGACACGTGGCGAGCCCGGGCCTCGCGGCTGTGGCCTTGGGGCGTCTTGGTCGCGGGGTACGTGGCGGTGCGGTTCGGGTTTGTGACCGATGTGAGCGGCGGTTTTGATTATTCGGCGGGCGATCGGATCGAGGCGCTGGCTGTGGGTTTGTGGGTCGTGGGGCTGGCCGCCCGGGACTTCTGGTGGCCCTGGTTTCTGAGCGCGGAACACGGGATCGACACCCTACGCGGTGCCGCGGCGTGGGGTGTGGTGGGGATCGCGTTCGCCACGCTCGTGCTCGGGGTCTGGGCATGGCAGCAACGGGAGCGGGCCCGCCATACCGGGATCAGCCTCGCGGCGTTCGGTGCCTTATGGTGGGTGTTGGCGGCGCTCCCCCCGCTCGCGTTGCCGTTCATCACCCACGTCGCGCTGTATCAGGAGCATCGGTACTACCTTGCAGGGGTGGGATTCGTCGCCGCGATCGGGTGGTTCACGGCGCGCGGAGGGCGAACGCTCGCCAACCGAACCGGCACGACGCTTCCCGTTGTTATTGCGGCGGGCGTGCTCGCGGGCCTGTCGTTGATGAGCCACTCCCGGACCGTGTTGTGGAAGTCCGAGGTCGCTTTGTGGACCGACGCGACTGAGAAGGCACCTCGCAGCCCGCTCGCGTATGCGATGCTCGGCGCGGCGTATCTGGGCCAGGATCGGCCTGACCTCGCGGTCACACCGCTTGAGCGCGCGACGGTTCTCGACCCAAGGTATCCCCTCGCTGCGACCAATCTGGGCGCGGCCTATGCAAAGCTCGACCGGTGGGAGGAAGCCGTCATCCAGTACCGTCGAGCCCTTGCCATTGACCCCGAGTACCACCTGGCGCGAAGCAACCTGACCCTCGCGTACCAGCGCGCGGGCCGATGGAGTGAGGCGATCGCTGAATACGAGATCCTCGCCCGGCAACTCGGCGAGACCAGCGACCTTCGACTTCGGATCGGGGCGCTGGCCCTGCAAGCGGGAGACATGGACCGAGCCGAAGCCTCTTTCAAGCTGGCCCTGGCCGATGATTCCGCGGCGTACGCCGCGTGGTTCAACCTGGGGTTGGTGGAGGACCGTCGCGGGTTCGCCCCCAAGGCGGAGGAGTATTTCCGGCGCGCGCTGGCCCTCAATCCTGCCGATCCCGACGTGCACTACCGACTCGGCGTGTTGGCGGCGCGATCGGGACGAGCCGATGAGGCGGTTCGGGCCTTTGAAAACGCTTTGGCGCGCCACCCCGGTCACGCGCTGGCGCACTACGACCTCGCGCGGGTCGTGGACGCGTTGGGACGCCGCGATGAGGCTGCGGTCCACTATCGACGGTTTCTGGAAGCCGCGCCCCCGGATCCGGTTTGGGAGCCGGCGCGACGCGAGGTGACGGCGCGCCTGGTCTCCTTGGGAGCGTCGCCCGGCACTGGCGAGCCGTTGCCTCGCGCCATTCAATAATTCGTCTAGTTACACCACATTATAGGACTACTATTGCCATTATTGACTCTAAAATAGGTCGTATTTTATCATCACAACGACCATCGCGGCTCGGGCGTGGGTGGCGGAGCGGAGCTCGGAAAGATGAAAGGGGTAGGGGCAGTCACCTCGCTGCTGGTCGTGATCAGCCTGGCGATTCCGGCGCGAGCCGACCAGGTAACGGCCGCGGTCGCCGCCAATTTTCTGCCGGCGTTTCGATCCATCGCGATCGAGTTCGAGCGGGCCACCGGGCATCGGGTCCAGGCGATCCCGGGCTCCAGCGGGAGGTTCTACGGCCAGATCAGGAACGGCGCCCCGTTCGATGTGTTTTTCTCGGCTGATCAGAAACGACCGCAGCGGCTGGAAGACGAGGGGTTCGCGGTGCGGGGCAGCCGTTTTACCTACGCGATCGGGCGGCTTGTCCTGTGGAGCCCGGACTCGGCGTTGGTCAGCGGGGCGACGACGTTGCGTTCCGGGCGCTTCAAATACGTCGCCATGGCCAATCCGCAGCTCGCGCCTTACGGCGCCGCCGCCCAACAGGTCATGATGAACCTCGGGTTGTGGAACCAATTGCAGCCCCACATCGTTCGCGGCGAGAGCCTCGGGCAGACCATGGGGTTCATCACCTCCGGCAATGCCCAGATGGGATTCGTGGCGCTGTCACAGGTCGTGAATTCTGCGATGAATCCTGGCGGCAGCCGTTGGGAGATTCCGTTCGACCTATACGATCCGATTGACCAGGACGCCGTGCTGTTAGCCAAAGGCCGTTCCAACGTCGCGGCGGGAGCCTTGTTGGAGTATGTTCGCGGGCACGATGCCCGTCGGATCATTGAACGCTTCGGCTACGGGTTGAAGTAGCCCGCGTGAAAAGAGGTGAGCCGTGATCGATTTGACGGCTGTAGGCGTCACGTTGCGTCTGGCTGGCACCACGGTGCTCGTGCTCTTGATCGTTGGCACCCCGATTGCCTGGTGGCTGGCTCAGACTCGGTCGCGGACAAAGACCGTGGTGGAGGCCGTGGTGGCCCTTCCCCTCGTACTCCCGCCGACGGTACTAGGGTTTTATCTGCTGATGGCGTTGGGACCTCACGGCCTGCTCGGCGGTACGTGGGAGCGCATCACCGGGTCGACGCTGGCGTTTACGTTTTCTGGGTTGGTCGTCGGTTCGGCAGTGTATTCACTGCCGTTTGTGGTCCAGCCGCTGCAAGGGGCGTTCGAAGCGATCGGACGAGAGCCCTTGGAAGCTGCGTGGTCGTTGCGCGCCTCGCGACTCGACGCGTTCTTCACGGTCGCCTCGCCCATGGCGTTCCGGGGTTACCTCAGCGGGATCGTGTTGGGGTTCGCCCACACCATGGGAGAATTCGGCGTGGTGTTGATGATCGGGGGGTCTATTCCCGGGAAGACCCAAGTCTTGTCCACCGCGCTGTTCGACCACGTGGAGGCGCTGGAATACGGGCGGGCGCACGCGTTGTCCGCATTCATGTTGATCGTGTCGTTTGCGATCCTGTTGAGCGTGTACCTCGTGGATCGGCGTCTTCCGATCCGCGCGTCATGAGCCGGCTTGCCGCACGGTTTGACGTCGCTCACCCGAGCTTTCGCCTGCAGGTCCATCTCGACGTGCCGGCAACCGGCGTGACCGCCGTGTTCGGACCATCGGGTGCGGGCAAAACCACCTTGCTCCGCTGCTTGTCCGGCCTGGAACGGTCAGCCAGCGGGTTCATGCGGCTGGGTGACGAAGTTTGGCAAGACGAGTCTCGGGGCCTGTACACGCCCATTGCTCGTCGCGCGGTCGGCTATGTGTTCCAGGAACCGCGGCTGTTCCCCCATCTGAGCGTCCGGTCCAATCTCCGATACGGGCTCGAGCGAACGCCGCCAGCCGAACGCAGGCTGACCCTGCAGCGTGTCGCCGAGATCCTCGACCTCGCCCGCCTGTTGGATCGCCGCCCGCACACGTTATCGGGCGGGGAGAAACAACGCGTGGCGATCGGGCGGGCCTTGTTGACCAGCCCTCGCTTGTTGCTTCTCGACGAGCCGCTGACAGGGTTGGATCCTCCGCGTAAGCGGGAAGTCCTGGCGTTCATCACCCGGGTGCGCCGGGAGTTGGACGTCCCGATCGTGTACGTGAGTCACGTCGTGAGCGAAATCGTCCAACTCGCGGATCGAGTCGTGTTGCTTCGGGACGGAAGAGTCGTGACCGTGGGCACACTCAACCAGGTGTTCTCATCCCCCGGGTTTTCTGAGATGTCGGAGCCCCATCAGGTCGGCGCGGTGATCGAGGCGCGCGTTGCGGGCCACGAACCGGAATTCGACCTCACCAGGCTGGCGCTCAGCCACCAAACCCTGTACGTGCCGCTCCAACCCCTGGACGTCGGAACCCGGCTGCGCGTACACGTCCATTCGCGCGACGTGGCCGTGGCGCTTGGTCCGCCCGGAACGCCGATCAGCGTGCTCAACGTGCTGGAAGCCGCCGTGGTGGCGATCCGGGACGGATCCGGTGGATCGGTCGATGTCACCCTGGATGTCGGCGAGGTCGTGATCGCCCGCATCACCAGAAAATCGTTGCTCACCCTGCGTCTCACGCCCGGACAGCGGGTCTGGGCTTACATCAAGGCGGTGGCACTGCATGAAGAAATCAGGGACTGAGCGGCGACGCAGAGGGTCCGGTGCTCCCGAGGGCGTCTTGACCGCCCGGGAAGCGGCCCGTTACCTTCGGCTCACGCTGCCGACGTTTTATCGGTACCTTTGGTCGGGCAAGATCCCGAGCACCAAAATCGGAGGCCGGTATCGCTTCAAAACGTCGCTGCTGGATCAGTGGTTGGGCAAGCGGCCGGAGGGCGAAGCGATCAGCGGCCGAAACCAGTTGCCCGGCACGGTGTCGGCGATCAAGCGGGACGCCATCCTGGCGCAGGTGAACCTCGATGTCGGGGAGTACCGGATTACCGCGGTCATCACCAGGGACGCGCTGGATGCTTTGGATCTCAAGGTCGGCGACCGGGCGGTGGCGTTGATCAAAGCCACCGAAGTGATGGTGATTCGCGCGAACTAACGGATCGCGCCCGCGAGGGGGTCGCCGGTGTACTGATTGTTGCGAACTACGTGCGCGTTGCGGCGTAACCCCTTGCGTCCGGCGCGGTGCAGGGGGCTGGCTGCAAACCGGCGATCGAACGCGCCGTGTGAGCGGGGACGTGATGCGTCTTCGAGCGACAGCCAGGGTCCGACCCCAGCGTCGCGATGGAGCTCCGGAAACGCCGGCGGTAACGCGGCGATGCGGTTGTACGGACACGCTTCCTGACAGATATCGCAGCCGAACAACCAGTCTCCCACCTCTCGGCTCAGCTCGGTCGGCGCCTCGCCCTTGTGCTCGATCGTCAGGTAGGCAATGCACCGGGTCGCGTCGAGGTGGAACGGTTCGGTCAGCGCGCCGGTCGGACACGCATCCAGGCAGCGGGTACAGGTTCCGCACTGGGTGAACCCGGGCTCGTCCGGGTCCAGCTCCAGGTCGGTGATCAGTTCAGCCAGCAGCACCCACGACCCGTGGTCGGGTGTGATCAGCAAGGTGTGTTTACCAATGAACCCGACGCCCGCCTGCTGCGCGTACGCGCGCTCAAGGATCGGCGCGTGGTCCACCGCGCAGCGGATCGCGGCACCGGGGGCACGCTCGAGGATGAAGGCTTTCAACGCCTCGAGTCGGGACTCGGTCGCCTGGTGATAGTCACGGCCCCAGGCATAACGCGCGACCCGACCGCAGGGATCGGCGGGTGGGGCGCCATGGTCGCCCTGGTAGTACGGAACCGCGAGCGAGATCACGCTCTTGGCTCCTGGCAGCAGGCGCGCGGGATTTTCACGGCGGTCGGGCTCCTGGGCGAGGTACGCCATGCCGCCGTGACGCCCCTCGGCAAGATACCGCCGGAAGCGGCGTTGGTGTTCGGGCAACGGCGCGGCCGACGCAATGCCCACGCCGGAAAATCCCAGAACCCGGGCTTGGCGCTTGATCGCTTCAGCGAGCGGGAGAGACACCGGCCACCGCAGCGGCGGTCTCGATCGGAGACCGGTAACCGTCTCGCTGCGCCGCGTGGTCGAGCGGAACGGTCAAGAGGTCTTCGAGCGGAGGATCGATCTCACGTCCCATCTCGTGGGGATGGGCGGTCTTCAGATAGCCGTGACAGCGGGTGCAGATCGCGATGTGATAGCCGGGTTCCACGTCCTCCACCGCGCACGCCAGGTGTTGCTCGGTCGCGTTGCCGCAGAACGGACAGGCGGATACGGTATAAATCCAGTCCGCGGGGCAGAGGCTGCAGAAGAACCGACGGTCGCGATCCCGTTCTTCGGCCATCGCGGGCGGAAAGCCGCACAACGGGCACACAGGATGATTCCACGCGCGATCCGTAAATGTCTCCCGCAGCGTCGGCAGCAGGGCGGCGAGCGACGGACGCAGCGCGAGCCGGAGGGCATACCCCGCAAACTCGCGCGGCACGTCGGGCGGGAGCGGCGCCTCCTGTCCGCCCACCCAGCGAGCGAGCGCGCGGGCTCGCTCGGGGCCCTCGCCCAGGGCCGCGTTCAGCGCGTCGCTGGCCCGGGCCAGCCCGGGGTTTCTCGCGCGCAGGAGCGCGAGCAACCGGGTCAGCGTCTCCGCGGTGTGCCGGAGGTCGGCGGCAATCAGCCGCGGAGGGTCGAGCAGCGGCAACCCTTTGGCCAGTCGCAGGGGTCGTTCATCCGGCGGCACCAACGCCTGGCTGAGATCGTCGGGCACCGCGGCGCGCCACAGCTCGCAGACCCGACGGTAAAACTGCAGCGGTTCGCGGAGATGAGGACGCTCGCGCATCAAGCGTTTGATGGTCGCGGTCGACGACGTCATGGGGAGTTGATCCTACTCGGCCGCGCACCGAGCGGTCAAGCCGGTTTGCGTTGGTTGACCCTGTTCCGGGCTTGCCCCTATAATCCACCAGTACCTCCCGCGCGCGGTTTGTCTGGAGAGACTCGTGACTGAACAAGCATTGGTCCCCCAACGGTTTTTCGAGAGCCGGTTCGGCCTGACGGCGGACGATCTGGAAACCGTCATGGCGCGGGCGTTGGCTCGGCGGATCGACTACGCCGACTTGTACTTCGAATACGAGGTGTCGGAGGGCGTTTCGCTCGAAGAAGGGTTGGTGAAAACCGCTTCGCGCGATATCACCCAAGGCGTGGGGGTCCGCGCGCTGGCCGGCGATCGCACCGGCTTTGCCTACGCCAACGACATCAGCATTCCGCAAATCGAAATCGCGGCGCAGACCGCGAGGTCCATCGCGGCCGACGCGGGCGGGGCGGGTGACGTGCTGCCGCAACGCGTGGGAGGGCCGTCCCGGGATCTGTATCCGGTGGACCACTCGGTGCTCGACGCGCCGTTACCGGCCCGGATCGATCTGCTCCAGGAAATCGACCGCCTCGCGCGTGCGTACGACCCCCGGATCCAACACGTGATGGCGGGCATTTCGTGTGAATCCAAGGTGGTCCTGGTGGTGACGTCGGACGGGAGGATGGTGGGTGACGTACGTCCGTTGGCGCGGCTCAACGTGACGTGTATCGCCCAGGAGGGCGGCAATCGCCAGGTCGGCAGTTTCGGCGGCGGCGGGCGCGTGGGGTTCGACTTCTTCTTTGACCAGGATCGCTGGCGGCGATTTACGCGCGAGGCGGCCCGTCGCGCGATCGTGAATCTGTCCGCGCGACCGGCGCCGGCGGGGACCATGACCGTGGTGTTGGGGTCGGGTTGGCCCGGGATCTTACTCCACGAAGCCGTGGGCCACGGGCTCGAAGCCGATTTCAATCGCAAACGGGTGTCGGCGTTCTCGGATCTCCTGGGCCAGCGCGTTGCGTCGGAGCTTTGCACGATTGTGGATGACGGGACCATCCCCTGGCGTCGCGGTTCGTTGAACGTGGATGACGAGGGGACCCCCACCGGGCGGACCGTTCTCATCGAAAACGGCATCCTGAAGGGGTATTTGCAGGACAGGCTCAACGCTCGGTTGATGAAGATGCCGCTGACCGGGAACGGGCGTCGGGAGAGTTTTGCGCACGCGCCGATGCCCCGCATGACCAATACCTTCATGTTGGCCGGCCACTCCACTCCCGACGAGATCATCGCGTCCGTGCCGTACGGTCTCTACGCGGTGGCGTTCGGCGGCGGACAAGTGGACATCACGAGCGGGAAGTTCGTGTTCTCGGCGAGCGAGGCCTATCTGATCGAACAGGGACGGGTAACCCATCCGGTCAAAGGGGCCACCCTGATCGGCAACGGTCCGGACGTGCTCAAGCGGGTGTCGATGGTGGGCAACGACCTCGAGTTGGACGCCGGCGTCGGCACCTGCGGCAAAGATGGCCAATCCGTGCCGGTGGGCGTGGGTCTGCCCACCATCCGCATCGACGGACTCACCGTTGGGGGCACGCAAGGCTGATGGTCCTGGATCGTGAGCTCGTCGAGGCCCTGCTCGACAAGGCCCGCCGCCTCGGCGCGGCGGACGCCGACGTCATCGCGGTCGAAGGCACCACGTTTTCGACCCGCGTCCGCCTGGGGCAGATCGACCGACTGGAACAGGCCCGCGAACGCCGCTTGGGCTTTCGTGCGATCATCGACCAGCGAACCGCGGTGAGCTCCACTGCGGATCTTTCGCCCGAGTCGCTCAACCAGTTGGTTGCGGAAACCTGCACCCGTGCGGCGCTGATGGCGCCGGACCCGCACGCGGGCCTTCCCCCGCCGGGGACGGGGGTCACCGCGATTCCCGACCTGGATCTGTGGGACGGGGCCTACGGCGACCCGCCGGCCGAGGAGAAAGTCGAGCTGGCCCGCGTGGCCGAGGCCGCTGCGTTGGCCTACGATCCGCGGATCAGCAACTCGGAGGGCGCCGAGTTCGACCAAGGCCAATCGGACATCGTCTACGCCGACACCAACGGCGTCTTCGGGAATTACCGCAGCTCCTCGTTCTCCCTGTCGGTCGTGGCGATCGCCGGACGCGGCGACGCGATGCAACGCGACTACTGGTACTCGGCGAAGCGCAAGTTCCGCCTGCTGGATCCCCCGGACGTCATCGGGAAGGTGGCGGCGCAACGGGCCGTGGCTCGATTGGGCGCGCGCAAGATGCCCACGCAGGACGCCCCGGTGGTGTTCGATCCCCAGATGGCGGCCCGGTTGGTGAGCGCGGTGGCGACCGCCGCGTCCGGGTACTCGCTGTACAAGAATGCGTCGTACCTCGGCGGGGCGTTGGGGCAGGTGATCGCGTCCCCGCTGGTGACCATCATCGACGACGGCACGATTCCCATGGGACTGGGTTCGAAACCCTTCGACGGCGAGGGCTTGCCCACGCGGCGAACGGTTCTGGTCGAGAAGGGCACGTTGACCAGCTACCTGCTCGACACCTATTCCGCCAAGAAGCTCGGTCTGAGCCCGACCGGCAACGCGGCGCGCGGGGTGGGCGACCCGCCGAGCGTGTCGCCCACCAACTGCTACCTGATGGCTGGAACCTCATCGCCCCGGGAGATCATCGGGTCGGTCCGGTCCGGGTTGTACGTCACCCAGTTGATCGGCTTCGGGGTCAACACCGTGACCGGCGATTATTCCCAGGGTGCTGCCGGCCTGTGGATCGAAAACGGAGAACTCGCGTTTCCGGTGGAAGAAATCACCATCGCCGGGAATTTGAAGCACATCTTCCGCGACATTGAGATGGTCGGCAGCGACTTGGAGTTTCGCTCGCGAATTTCCGCGCCGACGGTCAAAGTCGCCTCAATGACCATCGCGGGGACCTAGGAGCCTGTCCAGGAACGGCCATCTGCGGCGTTGCCGCTGTGCGTCCGGTCCTCACGTACGAACTTAGTACGCTCCGGTCCGGTGCTCGCGGCGCCTTGCATCTGGCGCATTCCTGAACAGGCTCGCCCCGTCGAGACCGGGGCGCAATCTCAGCGGTGCCTACCTCCCGCCGCGACTACGGCCAGCGGATCAGAGCGGTGCCCCATGTCAGCCCGCCGCCGAACGCGGCCAGCATCACCCAGTCTCCGGATCGGATCCGGCCTTCGGTCACCGCGTGATGCAGGGCAATGGGGAGAGCGGACGACGAGGTGTTGCCGTAGCGGGTGAGGGTCACGGGAAACTTCTCGGGCGGGATGTCCAATCGGCGCCTCACCTGCTGCAGGATGCGCAGATTGGCCTGGTGCACCACAAAGTGCTGGATCTGATCGAGCGCCAGATTGAGTCGCGCCGCCTGTTCTCTCACCGCGGTTTCCAGCGTTCGCACCGCGATGCGGAAGACCGCAGACCCGTCCAACCGCATCGTGTGCCGCCCGGCTTCCAGACTCTCCGCGGATAAGGGCTCGCGGGTTCCTCCCGCCGGCAGGTGAATCAGCGGCCAACGCGCGCCGTCCGCGTGAAGCACGACGTCCACCACCCCGCGATCGTCGGCCGCGCCCCGCACCACCACCGCGGCGGCTCCGTCGCCGAAGAGGATCGTGCTGGCGGCCTCGCGGCGGTCGAGAAACCGTGATTTGACCTCGGTGGCGACCAGGAGCACGGTGCGCGCCTGGCCGGTGCGTACGAACGCCTGGGCCATGGACAGACCGTAGAGGAATCCGGTACAGGACGCCGCCAAGTCGAACGCCGGGCAACGCGCGGTTTTCAACTCCCGTTGGAGCAGACACGCGGTGGAAGCGAAGCCCATGTCGCCGGACGTGGTGGCGACGAGGATCAGATCCACGTCGGAGGCCTGTTGACCTGCCGCGCTCAGGGCGGCCCGCGCCGCGGTCGCAGCCAGGTCCGACGCGGCCTCATGTTCCTGGACCCAGCGACGGGTCTTGATGCCGGTCCGCCGCAGGATGGCTCCCGCGGGCAGCCCGAGTCCGGCTTCCAGCTCCTCGTTCGTGACGATCCGGTCCGGGAGGCCGATGCCGGTTCCGATGATGCCGGCGCCCACCTCAGGCCCGAGTGATGACGCAGGTGGGTGAGCGCCCGGTGTCGGGGCGGGCGGCTTGCAACATGGTGTGGGAAGCAATCCTCATGCGCGGCCACTCTAGCAAATCGTGGTGCGAGGGACAAGCCGCGCCGTCCTTGACACCTC is a window encoding:
- the queG gene encoding tRNA epoxyqueuosine(34) reductase QueG, with translation MSLPLAEAIKRQARVLGFSGVGIASAAPLPEHQRRFRRYLAEGRHGGMAYLAQEPDRRENPARLLPGAKSVISLAVPYYQGDHGAPPADPCGRVARYAWGRDYHQATESRLEALKAFILERAPGAAIRCAVDHAPILERAYAQQAGVGFIGKHTLLITPDHGSWVLLAELITDLELDPDEPGFTQCGTCTRCLDACPTGALTEPFHLDATRCIAYLTIEHKGEAPTELSREVGDWLFGCDICQEACPYNRIAALPPAFPELHRDAGVGPWLSLEDASRPRSHGAFDRRFAASPLHRAGRKGLRRNAHVVRNNQYTGDPLAGAIR
- a CDS encoding tetratricopeptide repeat protein, coding for MAWIVRSVPVLVGALAVLLYAESLQSPFQYDDWFTAVASSPDQLPAGRALPSDPERFRPVTTASRAVDHAWELVWPDAVRRFPALGFHLTSILLHGAASVLVWWVVRLWWSDPLVAAVAAALFAVHPFNAEAANYISARSSVLAACAELLALGAYTLWRTGRGRGWWVAAFAGSAAALGAKESAITLPALLWLAEAAVIAPTDTWRARASRLWPWGVLVAGYVAVRFGFVTDVSGGFDYSAGDRIEALAVGLWVVGLAARDFWWPWFLSAEHGIDTLRGAAAWGVVGIAFATLVLGVWAWQQRERARHTGISLAAFGALWWVLAALPPLALPFITHVALYQEHRYYLAGVGFVAAIGWFTARGGRTLANRTGTTLPVVIAAGVLAGLSLMSHSRTVLWKSEVALWTDATEKAPRSPLAYAMLGAAYLGQDRPDLAVTPLERATVLDPRYPLAATNLGAAYAKLDRWEEAVIQYRRALAIDPEYHLARSNLTLAYQRAGRWSEAIAEYEILARQLGETSDLRLRIGALALQAGDMDRAEASFKLALADDSAAYAAWFNLGLVEDRRGFAPKAEEYFRRALALNPADPDVHYRLGVLAARSGRADEAVRAFENALARHPGHALAHYDLARVVDALGRRDEAAVHYRRFLEAAPPDPVWEPARREVTARLVSLGASPGTGEPLPRAIQ
- the modC gene encoding molybdenum ABC transporter ATP-binding protein; protein product: MSRLAARFDVAHPSFRLQVHLDVPATGVTAVFGPSGAGKTTLLRCLSGLERSASGFMRLGDEVWQDESRGLYTPIARRAVGYVFQEPRLFPHLSVRSNLRYGLERTPPAERRLTLQRVAEILDLARLLDRRPHTLSGGEKQRVAIGRALLTSPRLLLLDEPLTGLDPPRKREVLAFITRVRRELDVPIVYVSHVVSEIVQLADRVVLLRDGRVVTVGTLNQVFSSPGFSEMSEPHQVGAVIEARVAGHEPEFDLTRLALSHQTLYVPLQPLDVGTRLRVHVHSRDVAVALGPPGTPISVLNVLEAAVVAIRDGSGGSVDVTLDVGEVVIARITRKSLLTLRLTPGQRVWAYIKAVALHEEIRD
- the modB gene encoding molybdate ABC transporter permease subunit; translated protein: MIDLTAVGVTLRLAGTTVLVLLIVGTPIAWWLAQTRSRTKTVVEAVVALPLVLPPTVLGFYLLMALGPHGLLGGTWERITGSTLAFTFSGLVVGSAVYSLPFVVQPLQGAFEAIGREPLEAAWSLRASRLDAFFTVASPMAFRGYLSGIVLGFAHTMGEFGVVLMIGGSIPGKTQVLSTALFDHVEALEYGRAHALSAFMLIVSFAILLSVYLVDRRLPIRAS
- a CDS encoding plastocyanin/azurin family copper-binding protein; this translates as MTRARSILAALVMGVGIGLWPFASSQGQQERVFDVVIAKDSYAFDPPRIAIEVGDTVRWLNEDTRRHLTSSIPGYGPDENLEIFCEDLHAGKTCAHTFTKPGRYPYFCFVHNRMQGEVVVVDR
- a CDS encoding TOBE domain-containing protein → MTAREAARYLRLTLPTFYRYLWSGKIPSTKIGGRYRFKTSLLDQWLGKRPEGEAISGRNQLPGTVSAIKRDAILAQVNLDVGEYRITAVITRDALDALDLKVGDRAVALIKATEVMVIRAN
- the modA gene encoding molybdate ABC transporter substrate-binding protein; translation: MKGVGAVTSLLVVISLAIPARADQVTAAVAANFLPAFRSIAIEFERATGHRVQAIPGSSGRFYGQIRNGAPFDVFFSADQKRPQRLEDEGFAVRGSRFTYAIGRLVLWSPDSALVSGATTLRSGRFKYVAMANPQLAPYGAAAQQVMMNLGLWNQLQPHIVRGESLGQTMGFITSGNAQMGFVALSQVVNSAMNPGGSRWEIPFDLYDPIDQDAVLLAKGRSNVAAGALLEYVRGHDARRIIERFGYGLK
- a CDS encoding c(7)-type cytochrome triheme domain-containing protein — protein: MIDRSPEAGGAGAFPVVIALGLAVLVGGCRSAPQSGKTPLEIALEAVTAPAEGETPVLPPGVVLPGEATEGSSPEALGVPSQDPAEAAAGLTEELHPLAFAFLPQTDQGYVDWVAAVDFGVIRPLDSLDAKAKVLEPMDFNVIFPVKGDLPDVVYPHYGHTLWLDCKNCHPNIFVMRAGANRVTMEGIAKGEFCGRCHGKVAFSLADCNRCHSRPKPGKPYIIPRASG
- a CDS encoding formate dehydrogenase accessory protein FdhE, whose product is MTSSTATIKRLMRERPHLREPLQFYRRVCELWRAAVPDDLSQALVPPDERPLRLAKGLPLLDPPRLIAADLRHTAETLTRLLALLRARNPGLARASDALNAALGEGPERARALARWVGGQEAPLPPDVPREFAGYALRLALRPSLAALLPTLRETFTDRAWNHPVCPLCGFPPAMAEERDRDRRFFCSLCPADWIYTVSACPFCGNATEQHLACAVEDVEPGYHIAICTRCHGYLKTAHPHEMGREIDPPLEDLLTVPLDHAAQRDGYRSPIETAAAVAGVSPAR